The genomic interval CACCTTACGCTCCAATCAACCTAAATAATTTTGTTCCAGGACCTTATATAAAAACAACAATCTTTTAGAAAAGAGCTGAAATAAAAAAACTCTAACCTAAGTTAGGTTAGAGTTTTCAAACGAACTTATGCTTCTTGTGCTACTGGATATACGCTAACTTTTTTACGGTCACGTCCGAAACGTTCGAACTTAACAACACCATCAACTTTTGCGAATAGTGTGTCATCACCGCCACGGCCAACGTTTTCACCTGGGTAAATTTTTGTACCGCGTTGACGGTAAAGAATTGAACCACCAGACACCAATTGTCCATCTGCACGCTTTGCACCAAGACGTTTTGCCTGAGAGTCACGACCATTTTTAGTCGAACCTACCCCCTTCTTAGATGCGAAGAACTGAAGATCTAATCTTAACATGAAGTTCACCTCCTGTTTAATTCATTATCTTTACAGAAATATATTGTCCATAATCTCTTTCAATTGTTTGAAGTGAAACTAGCATACCCTCAAGCAAAAGCTGAACTTTATCACTTGTTGATTTGTCGAGATCAACCGGCAATTTAACATGTAAATAGCCGCCATCTCCACCTTGCTCAATTTGTGGTTCAATTTTTGTTAGAGACAGTACTGCATTAACTGCACCAAAAGTAACAGCTGAAGCTCCAGCGCAAACAATATCTTTTCCGTGTTCATCAAACTCGGCATGTCCAGATAATATGAACGATGTTATAAGTCCCTCATTCGAACGATAAATTTTCGCATTTATCATTTCAAATAGCCTTACGCGTTGATTGTGTCAATCACAACTTTAGTGTATGGCTGACGGTGACCTTGTTTTTTGCGGTAGTTTTTCTTAGCTTTATATTTGAAGACAGTGATTTTCTTTTGACGACCGTGTTTTTCAACTTTACCAGTTACAGTCGCTCCGTCAACAGTTGGGCTACCAACTTTAACGTTGTCTCCACCTACAAATAAAACTTTGTCAAACGTAACAGTTTCACCTTGTTCAGTACCAAGCTTCTCAATATAGATAACTTGACCTTCTTCAACTTTAATTTGCTTTCCACCAGTTTCAATAATTGCGTACATTCCTTGCACCTCCTATAAACTCAGACTCGCCATAATCAGGTGAATGCAGCATATGTACTAACATTACTTTTACCTAATTTTGAGCGGTTGTAGCACGGGTGCGCTACAAATCATAACATTAACCATAATATCAAAAACCTTTAAAATATGCAACATATTTTTATGTTAAC from Metabacillus sediminilitoris carries:
- the rpmA gene encoding 50S ribosomal protein L27, with the protein product MLRLDLQFFASKKGVGSTKNGRDSQAKRLGAKRADGQLVSGGSILYRQRGTKIYPGENVGRGGDDTLFAKVDGVVKFERFGRDRKKVSVYPVAQEA
- a CDS encoding ribosomal-processing cysteine protease Prp produces the protein MINAKIYRSNEGLITSFILSGHAEFDEHGKDIVCAGASAVTFGAVNAVLSLTKIEPQIEQGGDGGYLHVKLPVDLDKSTSDKVQLLLEGMLVSLQTIERDYGQYISVKIMN
- the rplU gene encoding 50S ribosomal protein L21, whose product is MYAIIETGGKQIKVEEGQVIYIEKLGTEQGETVTFDKVLFVGGDNVKVGSPTVDGATVTGKVEKHGRQKKITVFKYKAKKNYRKKQGHRQPYTKVVIDTINA